Below is a window of Limibacillus halophilus DNA.
CAATGAGAACGTCTTTCCCTTGGGAATTTCCAGCGATAGGTCGTCGACCGCAGTCAGGTGAACTTTCGGCTGGCCCTGCAGGACCCGGTTAAGGAACGGCGGCGAGACATCGAAGGTCTTGCGCAACCCCTTGATCCGCAAGGTCGGGCCGGCGGTGGCACTCGTATCCGGTTTCGGCGCCAAGGTATCGCTCATGCGCCGCCCTCCTCTTCGATCAACCAGCAAGACGCCAGTGTCTTACCTGCGGGCATCAGACTGGGACGGTCCTGCCGGCAGCGGTCAAAAGCCTGTGGGCAACGCGGGTTAAATGCGCAGCCGCGAGGAATTTTGTTCAGGCGCGGCATGGAACCTTCGATCTGCATCAACTCTTCACGGTCTTGGCCGACGAGGGGAATAGACCCCATCAAACCGACCGTATAGGGATGGCTGGGGCGCTTGATGACTTCCTGCACAGGGCCGATCTCCGCAATTCTTCCGGCATACATCACGGCCACCCGGTCAGCGGTTTCGGCGATAACTCCCATGTCGTGTGTCACCAGCATCACGGCGGCCCCATGGTCGCGGCAGAGACGCTTGAGAAGTGAGATGATCTGCGCCTGAATTGACACGTCCAACGCTGTCGTCGGCTCGTCGGCAATAACCAGCTTGGGATTGACGCAAAGCGCCAACGCTATCACCACCCGTTGGCGCATGCCGCCGGAAAACTGATGAGGATATTGATCGACGCGCCGCTCCGGCGACGGGATGCCGACCTCAGCCAAAAGTTCAATGGCACGCTTGCGGGCCGCCCGCTCGCTCATGTCCGTATGGGTGCGGATTGTCTCAATCAACTGCTCTCCGACTCTGTAGAGCGGATTGAGGCTGGTGAGCGGATCCTGAAAAACCATCCCGATTTCCGCGCCGCGCAGGCGGCGCAACTTCTCGTAGGGCAGGTTATCGATGCGCTTGCCCTGGAACAGTACCTGTCCGTCGGCAATACGCCCGGGCGGCTCCAACAAACCGATGATTGCAGAGCCGGTAAGCGACTTACCGGCTCCAGACTCGCCGACGACGCCCAGAACCTCTCCCGGCTTGATGTCGAAAGAGACATCGTCAACGGCGACAAGCGTGCCGTTGCGGGTCGGAAATTCGATCCGTAGATTGCGCACCTCCAATAAGGCGTCGCTTCCAACGCGGTCTTCGCGGGCGGCTTCCATCACTGCTGACGTATCGCTCATCACGTCACCTCAGCTTGGGATTGAGCGCATCGCGCAGCCAATCCCCGAGTAAGTTCACCGCAAGCACGAGAATCGCGAGCATCGCGCCCGGGAAGATGGTGATCCACCAGAGCCCGGAGAAAAGGAAATCGTTACCGATCCGGATCAGGGTACCCAACGACGGCTGGGTTGTCGGCACGCCTACACCCAGGAACGATAGGGTCGCCTCCAAGATCACCGCCAGCGCGAGATTGATCGTCGCGATCACAAGAACCGGCCCCATCACATTCGGCAGGACATGGCGGATCATGATCAAAAGCGGTGGAATGCCGATGACGCGGGCCGCCTGAACATACTCCTTGTTCTTCTCCACCAGGGTCGATCCGCGCACCGTACGGGCGTACTGAACCCAAAACGAAAGCCCGATGGACAGCACAAGGACGTAAAACGCCAACTCGTCGTGCTTGGCGCCGCCCAGAAGGCCGCGAAACACACCATCGATCAACAGGGCAATCAGGATCGCAGGGAAGGTCAATTGCACTTCCGCAATGCGCATGATGACCGCATCAACCGTGCCGCCCAGGTATCCGCTCAATAGCCCCAGGGAAATTCCCAGGACCGCCGCGAAGATCACGCTGGCAAAACCGACGCTCAGCGATATGCGTGACCCATAAAGGATCGTCGAGAGAACATCGCGGCCCTGGTCATCGGTGCCGAGCAGGAACTGCGGATCTCCCTCGGTCGACCAGAAACCGGGAAGCTCCGAGTTCAAAAGATCAAGGGTGGCTGGGTCGAAGGGATTATGCGGCGCGATCCAAGGCGCAAACAACGCGGAAAGCATTATGACTGCGGTGACCAGCGCCGCCAGGACCGTTACCTTGGAACGAAAGAATGAGTGCGCGATATCGCTTTTGGCGGCCCGCCTGGCGCTATCGGCGAAACGGGCCATCAACCCACGCCTGACAAGTGCGTAGTCTGTGGTGCGATCAGCCGTCATGACCTAGTGCCCCCCCGTCGTCGCACGATCAACCCGCAACCGCGGATCGACCACGTAGTAGAGCATGTCAACAATCAGGTTGATCGTGACGAAAAGGAACGCGATCAGCATCAGGTAGGCCGCCATGATGGGAATATCGACGTTCTGCACCGCCTGCAGGAACATCAGTCCCATGCCGGGCCACTGGAAAACCGTTTCCGTGATGATGGCAAAAGCAATGATGGAGCCCACCTGCAGTCCTGTAATGGTGATGACCGGCACCAACGTGTTTTTCAAGGCATGACCGTAGTTGATCGCCCGGTCCGTAAGACCTCTGGCGCGTGCGAACTTGATGTAGTCGGTGCGCATCACCTCCAGCATCTCCGCGCGAACGAGGCGCATGATCAGGGTCATCTGGAAAAGACCCAGGGTGATTCCCGGCATGATGATGGCCGCCAGTCCGCTGGGGGTCAAAAGTCCGGTCGTCCAGAAGCCCAGTCGGATCACCTCCCCCCGCCCGAAGGACGGCAACAGATGAAGGTTAACCGAGAAGATGAAGATCAGCAGGATGCCTATCAGGAAGGTTGGCAAGGAAATGCCAATCAACGAGATCGTCAGCAGGAATTTCGAGATCGGCGATTCCCGGTGCAAGCCGGTGTAGACCCCCATCGGAATCCCGACCAGCAGCGCAAAAAGCGCGGAAATGAAGGACAACTCCAGCGTGGCCGGCGCGCGTTCGAGGATCAGCTTGGAAACATCCTTTTTATGCTGATAGCTGATACCGAACTCGAACTGCGCGGCATTGAAGAGGAAGCGGCCAAACTGAAGATAGGCAGGGTCATCGAGCCCTAGGCGCTCGCGCAAGGCGGCGCGTTCGGCCAATGTCGTTTCGATGCCGACCATCTGGTTCACCGGATCGCCGACATAGCGGAACATTGTGAAGGACAGCAGGGCTACCGCCATCATGACGATGAGGGACTGAAGCAACCTTCGGACGATAAAAGCGAACATCTAGCTCACATGGCCTGGATAGTGGGAACGGACGAAACGCTGGAGAGGGAGAGTACCGGACTACGCGCAGCTTTCTGCTGCGCGCAGCCCGTACTCTTGCAGATACGGCCTTTCCAAGCCGCGATCAGTTCTTCGTCACGTAATAGAGCATGAACTGATTGTCCGCACGCTGGGCAAGATCGATGTTGTCCGCCTTACCCCAAGCCAGACCCTGCTGATGCAGCGGGATCATGCCCCACTCGTCCTGCACGATCTTGTAGGCCTCATGGATCATGGCATCGCGTTTGGTCGGATCGGTCTCGCTCAGGATCATGTCCGTTAGCTCATCGACCCGCGCGTTGCAGTAACCGCCGTTGTTGAACTTACCCCGACCGTCACTGCCGGTCTCGTCGCGGCAGATGATCAGGTTGTAGAGCACGTTCCAGCTGTCGAAGCTGCCCGGCGTCCATCCCAAGAGATAGAACGAGGTATCGTACTTCGGACCCAGCGTCTTGGCGAAATACTGCGCCTTCGGTTGCGCCAGCAAATCCACCTTCACACCGACCTTGGCGAGCATCGAAACGACCGCCTGACAGATACGCTCGTCGTTGACGTAGCGGTTGTTCGGGCAGTCCATCGTGACCTCGAAGCCATCCGGATATCCTGCCTCTGCCAGCAGTGCCTTGGCGCGTGCCGGATCATGGGCCGGGCGCTCGAATTCATCCGACCGTGAGAAAAGGAACGGCGAGACCATGATCGCGGACGGTGTGGCAAGGTTGCGCATCACCTTCTGCTTGATGGCCTCAATATCGATGGCGCGGAAGAACGCCTCACGCACACGCACATCCTTAAAGGGGTTTTTGCCCTTCACGTTCGAGTAGAGCAGTTCGTCGCGAAACTGGTCCATACCCAGGAAGATTGTGCGCAGCTCGGGGCCTGCCAGCACCGAAGTTCCGGCATTGCTGTTGATACGGTCCATATCCTGAACCGGAACCGGATACATCATGTCGACTTCGCCCGACAAAAGCGCCGCAACGCGTGTCGCATCGGAGGAGATCGGCGTGAAGATAACCTCAGTCAGATTATGCCGACGCTCGTCCCACCAATCCTCGTTCGGCACGAAAATGGTCTTCACATCGGTTTCGCGGCTCGTGATTTTGAACGCACCGGTGCCGTTCGTGTTGAAGGCGGCATAATTTTCCTTGCCTTCGGTCACCGAGGTGGGCTCCGTCGCGTTGTTCGCCTCGGACCACTCCTTGTCCATGATGTACCAGGTCGACCATTCGTAATAGATGATGGGGTTCGGCTGCTCCGTCACGAAATCAACCGTGTAGTCATCCACTTTGACGACTTTGGTGTCCGGCGTCAGGCGGGTCTTCATGTCAGACCCATCCTTGCGAACACGTTCGGCGCTGAAGACCACGTCATCCGCGTTGAAGTCGTTGCCGTTGTGGAACTTTACACCCTTGCGCAAGTGAAACCGCCAGTGCGTCGGTGAAAGCAATTCCCAGCTTTCAGCCAAGCCCGGTGAAATTTCGAGATTCGGGCCACGTTGAATCAATCCCTCGTACACATTACCAAGGAAGCCCAAGGTGAAGGTCTCATTCAAAGAATAGGGATCGAGCGATTGCGCGTCCCCCTGGAACGCCCATTTGAGCGTTTCCGCCTTGGTCGGCGTACCGGCGCCAGCCACCCCTATCGTTAAGGCTATCGCAGCGGCCATTGCTACTTGTTTGATTCGCATTGTCGAGGCTCCCTGTTCATTACAAAGCCATTTCTATTTATTCCAACGGCTGGATCAACAATGCTCAACAGATCCAACCGAGTTGCCGAGCCTAAGCTCGATAATGCTGCTGTCAACGCTTTCATTGTCGTTAGAAGCCCCTTGCGCAGTTGCTTCCCCGTCGGGGGTCGGCAACTGGCGCCACGCGCTCAAGAGGGCTTTCCCCAATCTGGCAGCAAGAGTATAGAGACGATAGCCCAGATGTGGGCGACGGATTTGCAGCAATGCGCCAGTTTTCTGTGCGCTTTCAAACCTCAGGCGGTGCGGAGGAATCACCCCATGAACGTCAGGCCTAACTCTCCAGCGGCGCGCGATATCGCCCATCATCTTCACCCCTACACCAATTGGCGCAGGCACGAAGCCGATGGTCCGCTGATCATAAACAGCGGTAAGGGTATTTATGTTCAGGACGATCAGGGCAAGGAGTACATCGAAGGCATGGCCGGCCTCTGGTGTACCTCGCTCGGGTTTGGCGAAGAGCGACTGGTTCAGGCCGCCGCCGAGCAGATGCGCAAGCTGCCCTACTATCATGCGTTCGCGCATAAGAGCCACAATCCCGGCATTGATCTTGCCGAGCGCCTAGCGGATATGACGCCCGGAGACCTGAATCATGTGTTTTTCGCAAACTCGGGCTCCGAGGCAAACGACACGGTGGTGAAGTTCGTCTGGTATTTCAATAACGCCCTCGGTCGCCCGGAAAAGAAGAAGATCATCAGCCGGATCAAGGGCTATCACGGGGTTACGGTCGCTTCGGCCAGCATGACCGGATTGCCGAACAATCACCGCGACTTCGACCTGCCAATTGCCAACATCCTGCACACCGAATGCCCGCACTACTATCGATTCGGCCAGGAAGGCGAGACCGAGGACGCTTTCGCGACGCGCATGGCCGACGCGTTGGAAGCCAAGATCCTTGAAGAGGGTCCGGAAACGGTCGCGGCCTTCATTGGCGAGCCAGTCATGGGCGCTGGCGGCGTCATCGTGCCACCTAGAACCTACTGGAAAAAAATACAGGCGGTTTGCCGCAAGTACGACATTCTCGTCATTGCCGACGAAGTCATTTGCGGCTTTGGCCGAACCGGCGAGATGTTCGGCAGCCAAACTTTCGAAATCCAACCCGATATCATGGTTGTGGCCAAGCAACTCTCGTCTGCCTACCTGCCTATTTCCGCCGTGATCATCAGCGACAAGGTCTATGATGCGTTGGCGGACAACAGCGCGAAGATCGGCACATTCGGACATGGATACACCTATAGCGGTCATCCGGTGGCTGCCGCGGTCGCTGTCGAAACGCTGAAGATATACGAAGAGCGGGACATTCTTTCCCATGTGAAGGCCGTTGCACCGCTGTTCCAGGAAGGGCTTCGAAAGTTTGCGGATCACCCCCACGTCGGTGAAGTGCGCGGCGTCGGCTTGGTCGGCGCAGTCGAACTGGTGGCCGACAAAACCACGAAGGCTAGCTTCGATCCGGCCGGACCGGTCGGTGTCCAATTGGATAAGCGCGCGATAGCCAACGGCGTTATCCTGCGTAATATCGTCGACTCCCTTGCCTTTTGCCCACCGCTCATCATCACGGATAAGCAGATCAAGGAACTCTTTGATCGCTTTGGCAAAGCGCTTGACGAAACGGAAGCATGGATCAAGGCAGAAGGCCTCGCTGTTTGAGGTCGTGACGCCGGATTCCTGAATTTATGATGATCGACCTGCGCCCACGGCACGTGACGTCGCCGGCGCAGGTCGATCACTTCTATGCGAGACAGTCCGCCGCACTTGACGAGACTTAGCCGCTTTCCCCTAGAATGCCACTGTCGTTGCTCGTCATAATTAGTTCACCCGATGGTGTCCTAGTTGTGATTTCTGTGTTTGAAGAAGAAAATCAATGGATTATAACGGTTTTTTCAGACAACATATTAATTCTTTGAAGACTGAAGGGCGATATCGAACCTTCGCCGATCTGGAGCGGCGTGCAGGTCAATTCCCGACAGCGGTTCAACACGATGCGTCTGGAGAACGTGACGTAGTCGTTTGGTGTTCGAATGACTATCTCGGCATGGGTCAGCACCCAGAGGTACTTGCTGCCATGCATCAAGCGCTAGAACGTTGCGGCGCGGGGGCCGGTGGGACCCGTAACATCTCCGGCACCAATCACTATCACGTGGTTCTGGAGCAAGAGCTTTCATCCTGGCATGAGAAAGAAGCGGCTCTACTCTTTACTTCGGGATACGTCGCCAATTGGACCGCCCTGTCCACACTTGCCGCGCGCCTACCCAATTGTATTGTCTTTTCCGATTCGCTCAATCATGCCTCGATGATCGAAGGCATTCGTCATTCGCGGGCGGAGAAGCGTATTTTCAAGCACAACGATCCGGAAGATCTGAAACGCACGCTAGCAGCGGCCCCTGCCGATTCAGCTAAGATCGTCGCCTTCGAGTCCGTTTATTCGATGGATGGCGATAAAGCCCCTATCGGACCGCTGTGCGATATCGCACACGCCTATGGTGCCTTGACCTATCTCGACGAGGTGCACGCCGTCGGACTCTACGGAATTGCCGGGAGCGGTGTCGCGGAAGAGCAAGGCGTGATTTCAAAGGTGGATTTGATCCAGGGCACGCTGGGCAAAGCTGTTGGATGCATTGGCGGGTACATCGCCGGCTCGTCGGCACTTGTTGATTTTGTGCGCTCCTACGGTTCCGGCTTTATTTTCACCACGGCCCTGCCGCCGGCGATAGCAGCGGGTGCGACGGCCAGTGTGCGATTTCTCAGGACACACCCCGAGATCCGTGCCCGTCATCAAGAGCGTGCGGCGACCTTGAAGACACTGTTAAACGACGCAGGTTTGCCTGTGCTGCCTTCGGAAAGCCACATCGTTCCGGTGCTGGTCGGAGAAGCCAAGCTTTGCAAGGCGTTGTCGGACATTCTGCTTCAGGACTACAGGCTTTATGTGCAGCCCATCAACTACCCGACTGTTCCTCGCGGAACCGAGCGTTTGAGGCTCACGCCTTCACCGCTTCATGATGACGCCGCCATGGCCGCTCTGGTGGAAGCATTGCAGGAATCATGGCACCGCGTTGGCTTAGAGTTGGTTGCTTAAGCCAAAGATTCTCGCTTAATTATTTATATATTTCAGACGGTTAACATAACTTTTCTTTGCTTTCCTTGACCCGCCGGTCAATGAACCTCTATGCTTCCCTTGTTAAAAAGATAAAAAACGTTGAACAGGGATAGGGCGTAACAGGCACCTTGAGGCAGGGCAATTGAGTTTGCTTTGCCGAAGTGGGTGGGATTTTCCAAAAAACCCTGATCTCGGTCACGTGCGCATACCGCGCCCTGTGATTGGAGGTCTGTTGGATACGGCAGGGGAGACATGGGGGAAAACAAAGACATCATCGTGAAATTCGACGGGGTTCAAAAGAGCTACGACGGAGAAATCCTCGTGGTGAAGGACCTCAATCTTGACATCGAACGAGGTGAATTCCTCACAATGCTTGGGCCTTCCGGCTCGGGTAAGACCACCTGTCTTATGATGCTGGCCGGTTTCGAACCCGCCACGCACGGCGAGATCTATCTGAACGAGCAGCCCATCAACAATGTACCGCCACACAAACGCGGTATCGGGATGGTTTTCCAGAATTATGCACTCTTTCCGCATATGACAGTTGCGGAGAACCTCGCCTTCCCTCTCGAAGTTCGCAAGTTAGACAAGGCGACGATCGAGCAGAAGGTAACCCGTGCCTTGGAAATGGTCCGTCTGGACCAATTCGGCGGTCGGCGTCCGGCGCAGTTGTCCGGTGGCCAGCAACAACGTGTTGCTGTTGCCCGCGCGCTGGTTTTCGAGCCTGATCTGGTGTTGATGGATGAACCGCTCGGCGCACTCGATAAGAATCTGCGTGAAGAAATGCAGTACGAGATCAAACACATCCACGACCAACTCGGCGTGAGTGTGGTCTATGTAACACACGACCAGTCCGAGGCCTTAACCATGTCAAATCGCGTTGCGGTGTTTGATGACGGTGTCATCCAGCAACTTGCGGCGCCCGATGTCCTCTACGAAGAGCCGGTCAATGCGTTCGTCGCCTACTTCATCGGCGAGAACAATCGACTCTACGGCACTGTGAAGGATGAAGACTCCAAGATGTGCCGTGTCGAACTGGACAACGCGGGCGGCGATATCAAGGCCTTGGCGGTCAACATCGATGGAACCGGTAGCCGCACCACGCTTTCCTTGCGGCCTGAACGTGTGAAGATTCTTTCTGAAAGTGATTCAGCCGACAACGTGATGCAAGGCAAGGTCGAGGAGCTGATTTACCTCGGCGATCACGTCAGGACCCGCATGACGGTCGCGGGCAACGACCAATTTATTGTCAAGATTCCGAACGCTCACGGTCATCCCATATTGCATGTCGGCGATACCGTGAAACTGGGCTGGGCGGCTGAAGACTGCCGCGCACTCGACGCCCCCGCTGGAGGCGGTGATCCAGCGTGAGAATGAAACCGCTGCCCGTGCGAGGCAGGGTTTCTGCGCAACTAACAAATGAGAACTAGGAGATTCAAGTATGAGAAGACTTTTTCATAGTGTGTCATTAGCGGCTGGTGCAGCCCTTCTGACCACCGGCGCGGCTAACGCCGTCGACCTGACCATCGTTTCATGGGGCGGTGCTTACACCGCCAGCCAACAGAAGGCCTATCACGAGCCCTATATGGCAGCAAACCCGGGCGTTACCATCATCAATGATGATTCCGCCGCCGAAGGCCTTGCCAAGCTTCGTGCTCAGGTTGAAGCGGGCAATGTTACCTGGGATCTGGTGGACATGGTTGCCTCCGACGCCATCACAGCGTGCGACGAAGGCCTGGCCATGGAGATTGATGCCGATAAGGTTCTGGCTCCGGCTCCGGATGGTACGCCGGCATCCCAGGACTTCTTTGACGGCACCTTGACGGTCGGCGGCACCAACTGCTTCATTCCGCAGATCGTCTACTCCACTACCTTCGGTTATCGTACCGACAAGGTGGGCAGCAACGCCCCGACGACGATCGCCGATGTGTTCGACCTGGAGAAGTTCCCGGGCAAGCGCGCCCTGGAAAAGAAGCCCATCAATAATCTCGAATGGGCTCTGATCGCCGACGGCGTTCCAGGCGACAAGGTCTATGAAGTGCTCGACACGCCCGAGGGTGTGGAACGCGCCTTCGCCAAGCTCGACACCATCAAGGACCAGGTCATCTGGTGGAGCAAAGGCGCCGTACCGCCGCAGCTTTTGGCCGACGGTGAGGTCGTGATCGCTTCAGCTTACAACGGCCGTCTCTTCAATGCGATTGCGGTTGAGAGTCAGCCCATCGCCATGATGTGGGATTGGCAGGCGTTCGACCTCGACGGCTGGGTTATTCCGGCTGGTGCCAAGAACCTCAACGCGGTGACGGATTACCTGTACTACGCCACTGACACGCAGCGTCTGGCTGACCAGGCCAAGTTCATCTCCTATGGACCGGCCCGCAAATCTTCGGCGCCGTTGGTGGGCAAACATGCTGATCTCGGCATCGACATGAAGCCGCACATGCCGACCGACCCGGCAAACGCCAAGAACGTGTTGCAGTTCGACTATGTCTGGTGGGCGGATAACCGCGCCGACATGGACGAGCGCTTCAACGCTTGGCTCGCCCAGTAAGGGCATAGGGATATGCGGTGCGGTCATTTTCTTGGCCGCACCGCGCCTCCCGCATATTCAGTTAGTCAATTTTCAAGCGCCTTGACCGAAGAACGGGGAACAAGCGATGGCTGATACAGGAAGCTCAGCGGCTGTAATGACCACATCCGATGGCATACCGCTCAAGGTAAGCCTTCAGCGGGCCCTGCGTCGCAGCCGACGTCGCGCCTTCTTTTTGGTTCTTCCATTGCTGGCGTTCCTGACAATCAGCTTCGTCTTACCCATTTTCGACATGCTGTTCCGTTCGGTCGACAATACCATTGTCCCGCAGAATCTTCCGAGTGTCGTGAAAGCGATTGAAGACTGGGATCCCAAAGCCTCGGAACTGCCGAGCGAAGCCGTCTACGAGGCCATGGTCAAGGACATTCAGATCGGCTTCGAGGAAAAAACCCTGGGTTCGCTTGCCCGCCGCCTAAACTATGACTTGACCGGCTCGGCAAGCCTGTTCCGCAAATCAGGGCGACGCGCGTCGAAAATCGAAGGGGCACCCTACAAAGAACAGCTGATCGAAGTCGACGAGGATTGGGGCGATCCCGCGATTTGGAACCTTATTAAGCGCGAAAGCGATTCCTTGACGGCCTCCTATTTTCTGTCCGCCGTTGACATGCGGTACGATGAGCAGGGCGACATCGCCATGCAGCCCGACTATCAACAGATTTACCTGAAGCTGTTCTGGCGCACGCTGGTTATGAGCGCCATCATCACTGGGCTATGTATCCTGCTTGGCTATCCGGTCGCCTATCTGATGGCCACCCTGCCCTTACGTACCAGCAACCTCTTGATGATCTTGGTCTTATTGCCGTTCTGGACCTCATTGCTGGTCCGCACGACCGCTTGGATCGCGCTGCTGCAAACCCAGGGCGTGCTCAACGACCTTTTGGTCGCGGTTGGCGTGCTCAGCGACGATGGCCGCATCCGCATGATCTACAACCAGACAGGCACGATCGTGGCAATGACTCATATTCTTTTGCCCTTCATGATCCTGCCGCTTTATTCGGTGATGAAGACCATACCGCCGTCCTACATGCGTGCTGCCCGCTCCATGGGCGCTAATCCCTTTACGGCCTTTGTGCGGGTCTACATGCCCAACACCGTGGCCGGCGTCGGCGCGGGAAGCATCCTCTGCTTCATTCTGGCTATTGGTTATTACATCACCCCTGCCCTGGTTGGCGGCCAATCTGGAACCCTGATTTCCAATTTCATCGCCGACCACATCAGCGTGACGCTGAATTGGGGCCTTGCGGCCGCCTTGGGGGTCATCCTGTTAGGGTTGGTGATGCTGCTGTACGTGATTTACGACCGGATCGTCGGCATCGACAACATGAAGCTCGGTTAAGGAGAAGCGACACATGGCACTTCCAGCCCACGCCGGCACCGGAGAGCGCATCTGGTACTACACCTATCGCACCATTTGCGCGGCAATCTTCGTGTTCTTGATCGGCCCGATCTTCATCATCGTGCCGCTAAGCTTCAATGCGGCGCCTTACTTTACCTTCACGCCGGAGATGCTGTCCTTCGATCCGGCGGGGTACAGTCTGCGCTGGTACGAGGATTTCTGGACCGACATCAACTGGCAGCTTGCAATTAGAAACAGCGTCATAATTGGTATTTTCGCGACGCTAATTTCAACGTCCCTGGGAACGCTGGCAGCGTTGGGACTCAGCCAGTCGACGATGCCCTACAAGTCGGCCTTCATGGCGCTGCTGATATCGCCAATGATCGTGCCGCTGATCATCTCCGCTGCGGGCATGTACTTCTTCTATTCACGCATCGGCCTAGCCTCCACTCATATTGGCGTCATCCTCGCCCACGCAGCATTGGGAACGCCTTTTGTGGTAATCACCGTTACCGCCACGCTTGTCGGCTTTGACCGATCGCTGATACGCGCCGCGAACAATCTCGGCGCGACCCCGGCCAGGACCTTTTTCAAGGTGATCGTTCCGCTGATTCTGCCTGGCGTCATTTCTGGTGGGCTCTTCGCATTCATCACGTCATTCGACGAGGTCGTGGTGGTCCTGTTCGTCGGTTCGGTCGAACAGCGTACGATCCCCTGGGCGATGTTCTCCGGAATTCGCGAACAGATCAGCCCGACGATCCTTGCCGTCGCCACGTTACTGGTTCTCTTGTCGATCATGCTTTTGACGACGCTGGAACTCCTACGTCGACGGTCGGAGCGCCTGCGGGGCATGTCACCCGGCTGACCATTCAAGCAGACAAATCGTCTCTGCGTTGCAACGCGCCTCCTTTTCCTGGGAGGCGCGTTCTTCGTATCTGGGAGAAAGAAGTTCCATCCTGACGAACATGGCTGGCGGGGGTTGACCAGGGGGGGTTGACCAGGAGGGGTTGACCAGGAGGGGTTGACCAGGAGGGGTTGAATCGTCAAATCCGGAGAGGCACAATCCAAAAGCTTTGGATATCAGTGGGTCACCTGCTTACCACATGCAACTCAGGACAACTGGGGGCAAGGGAGAGCGAGCCATGCTGTTTAAAAAACTGCTCCACTATACTATCCGCGAAGGAGCTCTTCGCCTCATAGACCACAACGGACAGGTCGAGGTAATCGGCGACGGCACTCCACCTTGTTGCACGCTTAGACTCGTTCGGCCGCAGCGCATGGCAAGACTGCTTAAGAGCCCGGTCCTTGGGATCACCGAAGGTTACATGGACGGCGACTGGATGATTGAGGATGGCGATGTGCGCACCTTTCTCGATCTAGCGGCGCGGAACTATCACTATTTGGAGACCCATCCCCTAACCAAACTGGCCGACGCGCTGCTTCGCAGAGGTCGCCGTTTGAAGCAGTTCAATCCCAAGACTAGAGCGCGCAAGAACGTGGCCCACCATTACGATCTTTCAAGCGAGCTCTATGACCTGTTCCTTGACAGTGACCGCCAGTATTCCTGCGCTTACTTCTTGGACCCGCGCGATGACATCGAAACCGCGCAGACGCAGAAAAAACGGCACATAGCCGCAAAGCTTCTGCTCGACAGGCCGGGGCTGAAGATCATGGATATCGGCTCGGGCTGGGGCGGGCTTGGGATCAGCCTGGCAAAGGCAGCCGACTGTACGGTCAAGGGCGTCACGCTATCGATTGAGCAACACAAGCTCTCCAACGAGAGAATCCGAAGAGAAGGCCTTGAATCGAAGATCCGTTTCGATCTCCAGGACTATCGCGAGGAACAAGACCGATATGACCGTATTGTGTCGGTAGGCATGTTCGA
It encodes the following:
- the hemA gene encoding 5-aminolevulinate synthase, producing the protein MDYNGFFRQHINSLKTEGRYRTFADLERRAGQFPTAVQHDASGERDVVVWCSNDYLGMGQHPEVLAAMHQALERCGAGAGGTRNISGTNHYHVVLEQELSSWHEKEAALLFTSGYVANWTALSTLAARLPNCIVFSDSLNHASMIEGIRHSRAEKRIFKHNDPEDLKRTLAAAPADSAKIVAFESVYSMDGDKAPIGPLCDIAHAYGALTYLDEVHAVGLYGIAGSGVAEEQGVISKVDLIQGTLGKAVGCIGGYIAGSSALVDFVRSYGSGFIFTTALPPAIAAGATASVRFLRTHPEIRARHQERAATLKTLLNDAGLPVLPSESHIVPVLVGEAKLCKALSDILLQDYRLYVQPINYPTVPRGTERLRLTPSPLHDDAAMAALVEALQESWHRVGLELVA
- a CDS encoding ABC transporter ATP-binding protein gives rise to the protein MGENKDIIVKFDGVQKSYDGEILVVKDLNLDIERGEFLTMLGPSGSGKTTCLMMLAGFEPATHGEIYLNEQPINNVPPHKRGIGMVFQNYALFPHMTVAENLAFPLEVRKLDKATIEQKVTRALEMVRLDQFGGRRPAQLSGGQQQRVAVARALVFEPDLVLMDEPLGALDKNLREEMQYEIKHIHDQLGVSVVYVTHDQSEALTMSNRVAVFDDGVIQQLAAPDVLYEEPVNAFVAYFIGENNRLYGTVKDEDSKMCRVELDNAGGDIKALAVNIDGTGSRTTLSLRPERVKILSESDSADNVMQGKVEELIYLGDHVRTRMTVAGNDQFIVKIPNAHGHPILHVGDTVKLGWAAEDCRALDAPAGGGDPA
- a CDS encoding extracellular solute-binding protein → MRRLFHSVSLAAGAALLTTGAANAVDLTIVSWGGAYTASQQKAYHEPYMAANPGVTIINDDSAAEGLAKLRAQVEAGNVTWDLVDMVASDAITACDEGLAMEIDADKVLAPAPDGTPASQDFFDGTLTVGGTNCFIPQIVYSTTFGYRTDKVGSNAPTTIADVFDLEKFPGKRALEKKPINNLEWALIADGVPGDKVYEVLDTPEGVERAFAKLDTIKDQVIWWSKGAVPPQLLADGEVVIASAYNGRLFNAIAVESQPIAMMWDWQAFDLDGWVIPAGAKNLNAVTDYLYYATDTQRLADQAKFISYGPARKSSAPLVGKHADLGIDMKPHMPTDPANAKNVLQFDYVWWADNRADMDERFNAWLAQ
- a CDS encoding ABC transporter permease — translated: MADTGSSAAVMTTSDGIPLKVSLQRALRRSRRRAFFLVLPLLAFLTISFVLPIFDMLFRSVDNTIVPQNLPSVVKAIEDWDPKASELPSEAVYEAMVKDIQIGFEEKTLGSLARRLNYDLTGSASLFRKSGRRASKIEGAPYKEQLIEVDEDWGDPAIWNLIKRESDSLTASYFLSAVDMRYDEQGDIAMQPDYQQIYLKLFWRTLVMSAIITGLCILLGYPVAYLMATLPLRTSNLLMILVLLPFWTSLLVRTTAWIALLQTQGVLNDLLVAVGVLSDDGRIRMIYNQTGTIVAMTHILLPFMILPLYSVMKTIPPSYMRAARSMGANPFTAFVRVYMPNTVAGVGAGSILCFILAIGYYITPALVGGQSGTLISNFIADHISVTLNWGLAAALGVILLGLVMLLYVIYDRIVGIDNMKLG
- a CDS encoding ABC transporter permease, encoding MALPAHAGTGERIWYYTYRTICAAIFVFLIGPIFIIVPLSFNAAPYFTFTPEMLSFDPAGYSLRWYEDFWTDINWQLAIRNSVIIGIFATLISTSLGTLAALGLSQSTMPYKSAFMALLISPMIVPLIISAAGMYFFYSRIGLASTHIGVILAHAALGTPFVVITVTATLVGFDRSLIRAANNLGATPARTFFKVIVPLILPGVISGGLFAFITSFDEVVVVLFVGSVEQRTIPWAMFSGIREQISPTILAVATLLVLLSIMLLTTLELLRRRSERLRGMSPG